Proteins encoded in a region of the Raphanus sativus cultivar WK10039 chromosome 8, ASM80110v3, whole genome shotgun sequence genome:
- the LOC108833610 gene encoding protein kinase STUNTED → MTQNSVVTGGRTIVVGVKFDAASSELLDWALVKVAEPGDTVIALHIITNGDDSSLISLVKTFDSVLEAYEGFCKLKQIELKLKLCRGSSTRKALVREAKLCHGSKVVVGVSKTCNHSSVSVAKYLAKKLSKDCWVMAVDNGKVMFQKDGSSLKGKGNAHRNTLSSFFQMHKNTKVVTSWEEDRFNCLSLRQALVSSSCLGNLSVCGDLSRSSSCNGDQDDFHTSKMATEPVKVPEDLTRFITMLVNELPEFRPGWPLLCRVASPDVLASVPTRSYSFRQIPVAQWVLKLPSRTNSLVSSTTSDAKQLSTSLNNESLDGNDSMIVKGLHERFSTSCRSFKYKELVSATSSFCPDNFIGKGGSSRVYRGYLLNGREVAVKILKQTKGVLKDFVAEIDIITTLNHKNVISLLGYCFENSNLLLVYNYLSRGSLEENLHGNKKDPVAFRWNQRYKVAVGIAEALDYLHNKAPQLVIHRDVKSSNILLSDDFEPQLSDFGLAKWASVSTTQIICSDVAGTFGYLAPEYFMYGKMNDKIDVYAYGVVLLELLSGRKPVSSESPKARESLVMWAKPILDDRDYSQLLDQSLLNDSNGDQMERMALAATLCIRHNPQSRPDMGMVLNLLRGDVEMLKWAKEQVSNGLEDSKLLKDEKLKRSNLLQSHLNVAFLDMEEDESISMRSMERGISVEDYLKGRESRSSSFN, encoded by the exons atgacGCAAAACAGCGTCGTTACAGGAGGTCGTACTATAGTGGTGGGTGTGAAGTTCGATGCGGCGAGCAGTGAGCTGCTAGATTGGGCTTTGGTTAAGGTTGCTGAACCGGGTGATACCGTGATCGCTCTTCACATTATCACCAACG GTGACGACTCTTCGTTGATCTCTCTTGTTAAAACTTTCGACTCTGTTCTTGAAGCTTATGAAGGTTTCTGCAAACTGAAACAG ATTGAGCTGAAGCTGAAACTATGCCGAGGCTCTTCTACTCGCAAGGCTCTAGTCAGAGAAGCAAAGCTATGTCATGGATCCAAAGTTGTAGTTGGAGTTTCCAAAACTTGTAACCACTCATCTGTCTCCGTGGCTAAGTACTTAGCCAAGAAACTGTCAAAAGACTGCTGGGTTATGGCCGTCGACAACGGGAAAGTCATGTTTCAGAAAGATGGTTCCTCATTGAAAG GAAAAGGCAATGCACATAGGAACACTTTGTCTAGCTTCTTTCAGATGCATAAGAATACCAAAGTAGTCACCAGTTGGGAGGAGGATCGTTTCAATTGCCTTAGTCTACGGCAGGCTTTAGTGTCTTCCTCCTGCCTTGGGAATCTCTCTGTCTGTGGAGATCTATCTAGATCATCTAGTTGTAACGGTGATCAAGATGATTTCCACACGTCAAAAATGGCCACTGAGCCAGTAAAGGTTCCAGAAGATTTGACCAGATTCATCACTATGCTGGTCAACGAACTGCCTGAGTTTAGACCAGGCTGGCCTTTGCTCTGTCGTGTAGCTTCTCCAGACGTGTTAGCTAGTGTTCCGACGAGAAGTTATTCCTTCAGACAGATACCAGTTGCACAGTGGGTCCTCAAGCTTCCCTCTAGGACCAATTCTCTTGTTAGCAGTACTACTTCAGACGCTAAGCAGTTGTCTACTAGCTTAAACAATGAAAGTCTAGATGGCAATGATTCTATGATCGTGAAGGGTCTTCATGAGAGGTTCTCCACATCTTGCCGATCTTTTAAGTACAAGGAACTTGTTTCAGCGACATCCAGTTTCTGCCCTG ataATTTCATCGGAAAAGGAGGAAGCAGCAGGGTTTATAGAGGCTATCTTCTCAATGGAAGAGAGGTTGCGGTGAAAATTCTCAAGCAGACCAAAGGCGTCTTGAAGGATTTTGTGGCTGAGATTGACATCATCACAACGTTGAACCATAAGAACGTTATTTCTCTTTTAGGTTACTGCTTTGAAAACAGTAACCTCTTACTTGTGTACAACTATCTCTCAAGAGGAAGCCTTGAAGAGAATCTTCATG GTAACAAGAAAGATCCGGTTGCATTTCGTTGGAACCAGAGATATAAGGTGGCTGTGGGAATAGCTGAGGCGTTGGACTATCTGCATAACAAAGCTCCACAGCTTGTTATTCACAGAGATGTTAAGTCATCGAACATATTGTTGTCTGATGATTTTGAGCCACAGCTTTCTGATTTTGGGCTTGCGAAGTGGGCTTCGGTATCTACAACGCAGATCATCTGCTCAGATGTTGCAGGCACCTTTGG GTACTTAGCTCCAGAGTACTTTATGTATGGTAAGATGAACGATAAGATAGATGTGTATGCATACGGTGTTGTACTCCTCGAGCTTCTCTCTGGAAGAAAACCTGTTAGTAGCGAGTCACCAAAGGCTAGAGAGAGTCTAGTTATGTGG GCGAAACCAATTTTGGATGATAGAGATTATTCTCAGTTACTAGACCAGAGTTTGCTTAATGACAGCAATGGTGACCAGATGGAGAGGATGGCGTTAGCAGCCACTCTTTGTATAAGACATAACCCACAATCTCGGCCAGATATGGGAATG GTGTTGAATCTTCTTAGAGGTGACGTGGAGATGCTAAAATGGGCAAAGGAACAAGTTAGCAACGGCCTAGAGGATTCAAAGCTGCTCAAAGACGAGAAACTGAAGAGGTCTAATCTATTACAGTCGCATCTTAATGTAGCGTTCCTTGACATGGAGGAGGACGAGTCTATCTCCATGAGAAGTATGGAGCGAGGCATCTCCGTGGAGGATTATCTTAAAGGCAGAGAAAGCCGCTCATCGAGTTTCAACTGA
- the LOC108822276 gene encoding uncharacterized protein LOC108822276 isoform X1, with protein MAAPRPTGSQDLFDAYFRRADLDGDGRISGAEAVAFFQGSNLPKNVLAQVWSCADAKKAGYLGRAEFYNALKLVTVAQSRRELTPEIVKAAIYGPASANIPAPKINLAATPSPQPRGVVPATQAQGGASLPSVPPGMRGPQMGGTVSSSNQQVGTGQQNQFMGAPPSQPQQNFQSQVMPSGGTTAPRTANQPMPSDWLSGRSVGPSGQVNSQIPSNQSGYGLTAPNSIANNTPKPHMTPAVISSTTARPQESAPVHKPQDSSAPSGARALDAPSNQLVAKDPKELAASGNGFPSDSLFGDVFTVASSQPKQHPVGTTSTMGISPSSGTTGSTVGVGLAASGQMTQRQSQPQPQPRPQHQPHHQPQHQPHHQPQHHPRPHPQSQIQHQPHPQSQAPWPRMTPADVQKYAKVFVQVDTDRDGKITGHQARNLFLSWKLPRDALRQVWDLSDQDNDSMLSLREFCIAVYLMERYREGRPLPPVFPSTIISSESMFTSPSQSVAPQGNASWGHTHGQVHGASRPPAIPKGKPPRPVPLSPSDGMVQSTQPKRKMPELEKQLVDQLSKEEQDSLNSKFEEATAIDKKVDDLEKEIADSKQKIEFFHAKMQELVLYKSRCDNRYNEITERVSGDKRELESLAKKYEEKYKKSGNVGSKLTIEEATFRDIQEKKMELYQAIVKFEEGKLDDSIVKERTEHIQSGLEELIKQLNERCKQYGVRGKPTSLVELPFGWQPGIQEGAADWDEDWDKLEEEGFTFVKELTLDVQNVIAPPKEKSSTWKKEVTVSSNEGEHVSSSDVESKTEKNPSSGEEASEHSDGKTDRNGSLDGSPRTKDTRSENGHDDGESTPSAGKTVKEPSYDSHDETDSVSSFNPDNGKDKKHDTDFGFGFGFDDFSIKPIKTGSTLSNDFLPPKLSIFSDSVPSPPANANDGFTAKPSLFADSVPSTPATTTASYPGNKSYFDESVPSTPAYAGTSYFDESVPSTPAYPGTLFPEKKSFFDDSVPSTPAYPGNLFPEKKSFFDDSVPSTPAYSTSDFGGKPFASETPRSDNLFPGRSPFMFDSVPSTPAAHDDYSSNSFSRFDSFNSNNNSNDAFSLSRSDSMRSTSEPDPFASRFDSFNYQRYDSFNAQSYDHNNTSETPKASLTRFDSIGSTRDSDYSQGFGFDDHDPFGSTGPFKTTTNTAETPRSSDHWNAF; from the exons ATGGCAGCGCCGAGGCCGACGGGGAGCCAGGATCTGTTCGATGCTTATTTCAGGAGAGCGGATTTGGATGGAGATGGTCGTATCAGTGGAGCTGAGGCCGTCGCTTTCTTCCAAGGCTCCAATTTGCCTAAAAACGTCCTTGCTCAG GTATGGTCCTGCGCAGATGCAAAAAAGGCTGGTTACCTTGGTCGAGCGGAGTTTTATAATGCTCTAAAGTTGGTTACTGTGGCGCAAAGTAGACGGGAATTAACTCCTGAGATAGTCAAGGCTGCAATTTATGGTCCTGCTTCTGCCAATATCCCTGCTCCCAAAATAAATCTTGCTGCAACACCCTCTCCACAGCCTAGGGGAGTTGTGCCTGCTACACAAGCTCAGGGGGGTGCGTCACTGCCTTCAGTTCCGCCTGGTATGAGAGGGCCTCAAATGGGTGGAACTGTAAGCAGTAGTAACCAACAAGTAGGAACGGGCCAGCAGAACCAATTTATGGGGGCGCCTCCATCTCAACCACAGCAAAACTTTCAAAGCCAGGTTATGCCATCTGGAGGGACTACTGCGCCTCGTACGGCAAACCAACCTATGCCATCTGATTGGCTCAGCGGCAGAAGTGTCGGGCCCTCTGGGCAAGTGAATTCTCAAATACCTTCGAATCAAAGTGGATATGGTTTGACGGCACCTAACTCAATTGCCAACAATACACCAAAACCGCATATGACACCTGCTGTAATAAGCTCTACAACAGCCAGACCTCAAGAATCAGCGCCGGTGCATAAGCCCCAAGATTCATCTGCTCCTTCAGGTGCTCGTGCTCTAGATGCTCCATCCAATCAATTGGTAGCCAAGGATCCAAAGGAACTAGCTGCATCAGGAAATGGTTTTCCCTCTGACTCACTTTTCGGAGATGTGTTTACAGTTGCTTCCTCGCAGCCAAAACAACATCCTGTGGGAACTACGTCGACAATGGGCATCTCACCTTCTTCTGGTACAACTGGCTCTACTGTTGGTGTTGGGCTTGCAGCTTCTGGTCAGATGACGCAGCGTCAGTCTCAGCCCCAACCCCAACCCCGACCACAGCACCAACCACATCACCAACCCCAGCATCAACCACATCACCAACCCCAGCACCACCCCCGACCCCACCCCCAATCTCAAATCCAACACCAACCCCACCCCCAGTCCCAAGCCCCTTGGCCAAGAATGACTCCAGCTGACGTCCAGAAATATGCAAAGGTATTTGTGCAAGTTGACACTGATAGGGACGGCAAGATCACTGGGCACCAGGCTCGGAATCTGTTCTTAAGTTGGAAGCTCCCGCGAG ACGCTTTGAGGCAGGTATGGGACTTATCTGATCAAGATAATGATAGCATGCTTTCCTTGAGAGAGTTCTGTATTGCTGTCTATCTAATGGAGCGTTATAGAGAGGGCCGACCTCTTCCCCCTGTATTCCCAAGCACTATAATATCTAGTGAGAGCATGTTTACCTCTCCTAGTCAATCTGTGGCACCACAAGGCAATGCATCCTGGGGACATACACATG GTCAAGTTCATGGGGCCTCGAGACCACCAGCAATTCCCAAAGGAAAGCCTCCAAGGCCGGTCCCTCTCTCTCCTAGTGATGGAATGGTCCAGTCCACTCAGCCAAAGCGTAAAATGCCTGAGTTGGAAAAACAGCTGGTGGATCAACTTAGCAAAGAGGAGCAAGATTCGCTCAACTCAAAGTTTGAAGAAGCCACTGCTATTGATAAAAAG GTGGACGACCTTGAAAAGGAAATAGCTGATTCCAAGCAGAAAATTGAGTTCTTCCATGCTAAAATGCAGGAACTT GTTTTATACAAGAGTAGATGTGACAACCGGTACAATGAGATCACGGAGAGAGTCTCGGGTGATAAACGTGAG CTTGAATCCCTAGCAAAAAAATACGAGGAGAAATACAAGAAGTCTGGCAATGTAGGCTCTAAATTGACAATTGAAGAAGCGACATTCCGCGATATACAG GAGAAGAAAATGGAATTGTACCAGGCTATAGTCAAATTTGAAGAAGGCAAGCTTGATGATAGTATTGTTAAG GAGCGCACTGAACACATCCAATCGGGCCTTGAGGAACTGATTAAACAATTGAATGAGCGCTGCAAACAATATGGAGTACGTGGCAAACCCACTTCTCTGGTGGAGCTTCCCTTTG GTTGGCAACCTGGAATCCAAGAAGGTGCTGCTGATTGGGATGAAGATTGGGATAAGCTAGAGGAAGAAG GGTTTACCTTCGTCAAGGAGCTTACACTTGATGTCCAAAATGTCATTGCCCCACCAAAGGAAAAATCATCTACTTGGAAGAAAGAAGTTACCGTCTCTTCAAATGAAGGTGAACACGTTTCATCCTCAGATGTTGAGTCTAAAACAGAGAAAAATCCAAGCAGTGGAGAAGAGGCATCTGAACATTCAGACGGTAAAACAGATAGAAACGGATCTCTGGATGGGTCACCCAGAACCAAAGATACGCGGAG TGAAAATGGCCATGATGATGGTGAATCTACCCCTTCTGCTGGAAAAACTGTAAAAGAACCTAGTTATGACTCTCACGATGAGACAGATTCAGTTTCAAGCTTCAACCCTGACAACGGAAAG GACAAGAAGCATGATACTGATTTTGGATTCGGGTTCGGATTCGATGATTTCAGCATTAAACCTATAAAAACGGGTTCCACCCTATCAAATGACTTCCTCCCTCCAAAGCTATCTATATTTTCTGATTCTGTCCCAAGTCCCCCGGCAAATGCCAACGACGGTTTCACTGCAAAACCTTCCTTGTTTGCTGATTCCGTCCCCAGCACCCCGGCAACAACCACTGCCTCTTACCCAGGCAATAAATCATACTTCGATGAGTCTGTCCCAAGCACTCCTGCTTACGCAGGTACATCGTACTTCGATGAGTCTGTTCCAAGCACTCCTGCTTATCCTGGAACCTTGTTTCCCGAGAAGAAATCATTTTTCGACGACTCTGTTCCAAGCACTCCTGCTTATCCTGGAAACTTGTTCCCCGAGAAGAAATCCTTCTTCGATGACTCTGTCCCAAGCACTCCTGCTTATAGCACGTCTGATTTTGGTGGGAAGCCGTTTGCATCAGAGACTCCACGTTCGGACAACTTGTTCCCAGGAAGAAGTCCCTTCATGTTCGATTCTGTCCCAAGCACACCTGCTGCACACGATGACTACTCTTCCAACAGCTTCTCCCGCTTCGATTCATTCAACAGCAATAACAACAGCAATGACGCTTTCTCTCTGTCCCGCTCAGACTCGATGCGCAGCACAAGCGAGCCAGACCCATTCGCATCAAGGTTTGATTCTTTCAACTATCAGAGATATGATTCCTTCAATGCACAAAGCTATGACCACAACAACACTTCAGAGACACCTAAAGCTTCGTTGACGAGATTCGACTCAATTGGAAGCACGAGAGACTCTGATTACAGTCAGGGGTTTGGGTTCGATGACCATGACCCGTTCGGTTCTACGGGACCATTCAAAACAACGACAAATACAGCTGAGACACCTCGGAGCTCTGATCACTGGAATGCCTTCTAG
- the LOC108822276 gene encoding uncharacterized protein LOC108822276 isoform X2, translating to MAAPRPTGSQDLFDAYFRRADLDGDGRISGAEAVAFFQGSNLPKNVLAQVWSCADAKKAGYLGRAEFYNALKLVTVAQSRRELTPEIVKAAIYGPASANIPAPKINLAATPSPQPRGVVPATQAQGGASLPSVPPGMRGPQMGGTVSSSNQQVGTGQQNQFMGAPPSQPQQNFQSQVMPSGGTTAPRTANQPMPSDWLSGRSVGPSGQVNSQIPSNQSGYGLTAPNSIANNTPKPHMTPAVISSTTARPQESAPVHKPQDSSAPSVASSQPKQHPVGTTSTMGISPSSGTTGSTVGVGLAASGQMTQRQSQPQPQPRPQHQPHHQPQHQPHHQPQHHPRPHPQSQIQHQPHPQSQAPWPRMTPADVQKYAKVFVQVDTDRDGKITGHQARNLFLSWKLPRDALRQVWDLSDQDNDSMLSLREFCIAVYLMERYREGRPLPPVFPSTIISSESMFTSPSQSVAPQGNASWGHTHGQVHGASRPPAIPKGKPPRPVPLSPSDGMVQSTQPKRKMPELEKQLVDQLSKEEQDSLNSKFEEATAIDKKVDDLEKEIADSKQKIEFFHAKMQELVLYKSRCDNRYNEITERVSGDKRELESLAKKYEEKYKKSGNVGSKLTIEEATFRDIQEKKMELYQAIVKFEEGKLDDSIVKERTEHIQSGLEELIKQLNERCKQYGVRGKPTSLVELPFGWQPGIQEGAADWDEDWDKLEEEGFTFVKELTLDVQNVIAPPKEKSSTWKKEVTVSSNEGEHVSSSDVESKTEKNPSSGEEASEHSDGKTDRNGSLDGSPRTKDTRSENGHDDGESTPSAGKTVKEPSYDSHDETDSVSSFNPDNGKDKKHDTDFGFGFGFDDFSIKPIKTGSTLSNDFLPPKLSIFSDSVPSPPANANDGFTAKPSLFADSVPSTPATTTASYPGNKSYFDESVPSTPAYAGTSYFDESVPSTPAYPGTLFPEKKSFFDDSVPSTPAYPGNLFPEKKSFFDDSVPSTPAYSTSDFGGKPFASETPRSDNLFPGRSPFMFDSVPSTPAAHDDYSSNSFSRFDSFNSNNNSNDAFSLSRSDSMRSTSEPDPFASRFDSFNYQRYDSFNAQSYDHNNTSETPKASLTRFDSIGSTRDSDYSQGFGFDDHDPFGSTGPFKTTTNTAETPRSSDHWNAF from the exons ATGGCAGCGCCGAGGCCGACGGGGAGCCAGGATCTGTTCGATGCTTATTTCAGGAGAGCGGATTTGGATGGAGATGGTCGTATCAGTGGAGCTGAGGCCGTCGCTTTCTTCCAAGGCTCCAATTTGCCTAAAAACGTCCTTGCTCAG GTATGGTCCTGCGCAGATGCAAAAAAGGCTGGTTACCTTGGTCGAGCGGAGTTTTATAATGCTCTAAAGTTGGTTACTGTGGCGCAAAGTAGACGGGAATTAACTCCTGAGATAGTCAAGGCTGCAATTTATGGTCCTGCTTCTGCCAATATCCCTGCTCCCAAAATAAATCTTGCTGCAACACCCTCTCCACAGCCTAGGGGAGTTGTGCCTGCTACACAAGCTCAGGGGGGTGCGTCACTGCCTTCAGTTCCGCCTGGTATGAGAGGGCCTCAAATGGGTGGAACTGTAAGCAGTAGTAACCAACAAGTAGGAACGGGCCAGCAGAACCAATTTATGGGGGCGCCTCCATCTCAACCACAGCAAAACTTTCAAAGCCAGGTTATGCCATCTGGAGGGACTACTGCGCCTCGTACGGCAAACCAACCTATGCCATCTGATTGGCTCAGCGGCAGAAGTGTCGGGCCCTCTGGGCAAGTGAATTCTCAAATACCTTCGAATCAAAGTGGATATGGTTTGACGGCACCTAACTCAATTGCCAACAATACACCAAAACCGCATATGACACCTGCTGTAATAAGCTCTACAACAGCCAGACCTCAAGAATCAGCGCCGGTGCATAAGCCCCAAGATTCATCTGCTCCTTCAG TTGCTTCCTCGCAGCCAAAACAACATCCTGTGGGAACTACGTCGACAATGGGCATCTCACCTTCTTCTGGTACAACTGGCTCTACTGTTGGTGTTGGGCTTGCAGCTTCTGGTCAGATGACGCAGCGTCAGTCTCAGCCCCAACCCCAACCCCGACCACAGCACCAACCACATCACCAACCCCAGCATCAACCACATCACCAACCCCAGCACCACCCCCGACCCCACCCCCAATCTCAAATCCAACACCAACCCCACCCCCAGTCCCAAGCCCCTTGGCCAAGAATGACTCCAGCTGACGTCCAGAAATATGCAAAGGTATTTGTGCAAGTTGACACTGATAGGGACGGCAAGATCACTGGGCACCAGGCTCGGAATCTGTTCTTAAGTTGGAAGCTCCCGCGAG ACGCTTTGAGGCAGGTATGGGACTTATCTGATCAAGATAATGATAGCATGCTTTCCTTGAGAGAGTTCTGTATTGCTGTCTATCTAATGGAGCGTTATAGAGAGGGCCGACCTCTTCCCCCTGTATTCCCAAGCACTATAATATCTAGTGAGAGCATGTTTACCTCTCCTAGTCAATCTGTGGCACCACAAGGCAATGCATCCTGGGGACATACACATG GTCAAGTTCATGGGGCCTCGAGACCACCAGCAATTCCCAAAGGAAAGCCTCCAAGGCCGGTCCCTCTCTCTCCTAGTGATGGAATGGTCCAGTCCACTCAGCCAAAGCGTAAAATGCCTGAGTTGGAAAAACAGCTGGTGGATCAACTTAGCAAAGAGGAGCAAGATTCGCTCAACTCAAAGTTTGAAGAAGCCACTGCTATTGATAAAAAG GTGGACGACCTTGAAAAGGAAATAGCTGATTCCAAGCAGAAAATTGAGTTCTTCCATGCTAAAATGCAGGAACTT GTTTTATACAAGAGTAGATGTGACAACCGGTACAATGAGATCACGGAGAGAGTCTCGGGTGATAAACGTGAG CTTGAATCCCTAGCAAAAAAATACGAGGAGAAATACAAGAAGTCTGGCAATGTAGGCTCTAAATTGACAATTGAAGAAGCGACATTCCGCGATATACAG GAGAAGAAAATGGAATTGTACCAGGCTATAGTCAAATTTGAAGAAGGCAAGCTTGATGATAGTATTGTTAAG GAGCGCACTGAACACATCCAATCGGGCCTTGAGGAACTGATTAAACAATTGAATGAGCGCTGCAAACAATATGGAGTACGTGGCAAACCCACTTCTCTGGTGGAGCTTCCCTTTG GTTGGCAACCTGGAATCCAAGAAGGTGCTGCTGATTGGGATGAAGATTGGGATAAGCTAGAGGAAGAAG GGTTTACCTTCGTCAAGGAGCTTACACTTGATGTCCAAAATGTCATTGCCCCACCAAAGGAAAAATCATCTACTTGGAAGAAAGAAGTTACCGTCTCTTCAAATGAAGGTGAACACGTTTCATCCTCAGATGTTGAGTCTAAAACAGAGAAAAATCCAAGCAGTGGAGAAGAGGCATCTGAACATTCAGACGGTAAAACAGATAGAAACGGATCTCTGGATGGGTCACCCAGAACCAAAGATACGCGGAG TGAAAATGGCCATGATGATGGTGAATCTACCCCTTCTGCTGGAAAAACTGTAAAAGAACCTAGTTATGACTCTCACGATGAGACAGATTCAGTTTCAAGCTTCAACCCTGACAACGGAAAG GACAAGAAGCATGATACTGATTTTGGATTCGGGTTCGGATTCGATGATTTCAGCATTAAACCTATAAAAACGGGTTCCACCCTATCAAATGACTTCCTCCCTCCAAAGCTATCTATATTTTCTGATTCTGTCCCAAGTCCCCCGGCAAATGCCAACGACGGTTTCACTGCAAAACCTTCCTTGTTTGCTGATTCCGTCCCCAGCACCCCGGCAACAACCACTGCCTCTTACCCAGGCAATAAATCATACTTCGATGAGTCTGTCCCAAGCACTCCTGCTTACGCAGGTACATCGTACTTCGATGAGTCTGTTCCAAGCACTCCTGCTTATCCTGGAACCTTGTTTCCCGAGAAGAAATCATTTTTCGACGACTCTGTTCCAAGCACTCCTGCTTATCCTGGAAACTTGTTCCCCGAGAAGAAATCCTTCTTCGATGACTCTGTCCCAAGCACTCCTGCTTATAGCACGTCTGATTTTGGTGGGAAGCCGTTTGCATCAGAGACTCCACGTTCGGACAACTTGTTCCCAGGAAGAAGTCCCTTCATGTTCGATTCTGTCCCAAGCACACCTGCTGCACACGATGACTACTCTTCCAACAGCTTCTCCCGCTTCGATTCATTCAACAGCAATAACAACAGCAATGACGCTTTCTCTCTGTCCCGCTCAGACTCGATGCGCAGCACAAGCGAGCCAGACCCATTCGCATCAAGGTTTGATTCTTTCAACTATCAGAGATATGATTCCTTCAATGCACAAAGCTATGACCACAACAACACTTCAGAGACACCTAAAGCTTCGTTGACGAGATTCGACTCAATTGGAAGCACGAGAGACTCTGATTACAGTCAGGGGTTTGGGTTCGATGACCATGACCCGTTCGGTTCTACGGGACCATTCAAAACAACGACAAATACAGCTGAGACACCTCGGAGCTCTGATCACTGGAATGCCTTCTAG